One region of Channa argus isolate prfri chromosome 20, Channa argus male v1.0, whole genome shotgun sequence genomic DNA includes:
- the adam8b gene encoding zinc metalloproteinase-disintegrin-like atrase-A, translated as MTGANVFSLWLTCVCLVHTSGKLSGVERFEVVRPQRLQDRHKRSLRDNQLYPDTVKYKLAIEGRNHTIHLEKNRNLIASEYAETHYLEDGKRVTTSPNEDHCFYHGHIEGMTESSVSVGICSGISGFVRARQQVYLIEPLGQSESGDHAVYRQEHLRIDDSRMLYDQDQGPRYAGLFKSTSWKTQATAGPQRFVELFVVVDNTEYKQYGSKTKSRILEVVNHIDKLYRPLNIRILLVGLEIWTYKDYIDVDRKSETTLDNFIAWREADLLHRTKHDNAQFVTGKDFETDTVGLANKFAMCTVNSAGVNQDHHDNLIGLASTIAHEMGHNFGMSHDTENCRCGVQSTESCIMAEKLRTGSQAFPQFFSSCSIEQLAEFMERAQPSCLHKPSSSVKIISVGSRCGDNLLDPGEDCDCGTKEECKNPCCDASTCRLTEGAQCAHGQCCDIVLCQFKPAGNVCRMSASGCDLHEYCTGLSDVCPEDSFEMNGTPCYDQGQGYCYNGQCPTPEKHCWRLFGPGASVGPDMCFDLNKRGEEGANCGKTKYGYTPCSTQDLKCGSMFCGGGGESITGKRASYTVFRLECKVAVDEDKNRNLDMVPEGTKCGTNKVCRGHKCVEESSYGRREGCAKKCNNNGVCNHKNECHCNPGWAPPHCNILYADLTPGPSGIVTGVCASVSILLVIAGVIAGFMCCRKDNRDNNIFKRKVHSAPGKLNPMFQEPDTKARPQISQPTFKESTATQARAPLIVTVTPTRPAPQPPKKLSAPQTDLMKPQPPSKPLPPLNKPQFKAAKPNPPAVPPVKPSPSPSPRIKSCTPTPPPAKPQIHRFT; from the exons CACAAGAGGAGCCTGCGGGACAACCAG CTTTATCCTGATACCGTGAAGTACAAGTTGGCCATTGAAGGGAGAAACCACACAATTCATCTGGAAAAAAACAG AAATCTCATTGCAAGCGAATACGCTGAAACACACTATTTGGAAGATGGGAAAAGGGTGACTACATCCCCGAATGAG GACCACTGCTTCTATCATGGCCACATTGAAGGCATGACAGAGTCTTCAGTCAGTGTGGGAATCTGTTCGGGCATTAG TGGCTTTGTGAGAGCCCGGCAGCAGGTTTACCTGATTGAGCCTCTGGGACAGTCCGAGTCCGGTGACCATGCAGTTTACAGACAGGAGCATCTGAGGATCGATGACAGCCGCATGCTGTACGACCAGGACCAGGGTCCCCGATATGCCGGGCTTTTCAAGTCCACGTCATGG aaaACTCAAGCCACTGCAGGCCCACAGAGGTTCGTTGAGTTGTTTGTGGTGGTCGACAACACTGAG TATAAACAATAtggaagtaaaactaaatccCGGATTCTTGAGGTTGTAAATCACATTGACAAG CTGTATCGACCACTGAACATCCGCATCCTGCTGGTGGGGTTGGAGATTTGGACGTACAAAGACTACATTGATGTCGACAGAAAATCGGAGACTACTCTGGACAATTTCATTGCGTGGCGTGAGGCTGACCTTCTGCACAGGACAAAGCATGACAATGCCCAGTTTGTGAC CGGCAAAGATTTTGAAACGGATACAGTTGGCCTGGCAAATAAGTTTGCCATGTGTACCGTCAACTCGGCCGGAGTCAATCAG GATCACCATGACAACCTGATCGGCCTCGCTTCCACCATTGCTCATGAGATGGGACATAATTTTGGCATGTCCCACGACACTGAAAACTGTAGGTGTGGTGTTCAAAGCACTGAGAGCTGTATAATGGCAGAAAAGCTCAG GACAGGAAGTCAAGCGTTTCCGCAGtttttcagcagctgcagtatCGAACAGCTCGCTGAATTTATGGAGCGAGCACAGCCCAGCTGTCTGCATAAACCCAGCAGCTCCGTAAAGATCATCAGTGTGGGATCTCGCTGCGGCGACAACCTGCTGGACCCTGGAGAGGACTGTGACTGTGGCACCAAGGAG GAATGCAAGAATCCGTGTTGTGACGCCTCCACGTGTCGCCTGACTGAAGGGGCCCAGTGTGCTCATGGACAATGCTGTGACATTGTGCTGTGTCAG TTCAAACCAGCTGGAAATGTGTGCAGGATGTCAGCTAGCGGCTGTGACCTGCACGAGTACTGCACCGGTTTGTCGGACGTCTGTCCAGAAGACAGCTTTGAGATGAATGGCACACCCTGCTACGACCAAGGACAGGGCTACTGCTACAATGGCCAGTGTCCCACACCTGAGAAGCACTGCTGGCGGCTGTTTGGCCCAG GGGCCAGTGTTGGGCCTGATATGTGCTTTGACCTCAACAAACGTGGAGAGGAAGGGGCAAACTGTGGGAAGACCAAATACGGATACACGCCTTGTAGCACACA gGATCTCAAGTGTGGCTCTATGTTTTGTGGAGGAGGGGGCGAGTCGATCACAGGCAAAAGGGCGTCCTACACCGTGTTCCGCTTAGAATGTAAAGTAGCCGTGGATGAAGATAAGAACAGAAACCTTGACATGGTGCCCGAAGGAACCAAATGTGGAACAAATAAG GTTTGCCGCGGCCACAAATGTGTGGAGGAATCATCTTATGGGAGACGGGAGGGTTGTGCAAAGAAATGCAACAACAACGGG GTGTGTAACCACAAGAACGAGTGCCATTGTAATCCAGGCTGGGCTCCACCGCACTGTAACATCCTGTATGCAGATTTGACTCCAG GTCCGAGTGGGATAGTaactggtgtgtgtgcatctgtctcCATCTTGCTGGTGATTGCTGGAGTGATTGCAGGTTTCATGTGCTGTAGGAAGGACAACAGGGACAACAACATCTTCAAAAG GAAAGTGCATTCAGCTCCAGGCAAGCTGAACCCAATGTTCCAGGAACCGGATACGAAAGCGCGACCTCAAATCAGTCAGCCCACTTTCAAGGAGTCAACAGCAACACAAGCCCGTGCTCCTCTGATAGTTACTGTGACTCCAACCAGACCAGCTCCACAG CCTCCAAAGAAATTGTCTGCTCCACAAACTGATCTG ATGAAACCTCAACCTCCATCTAAACCTTTACCACCTCTGAACAAACCACAG tttaagGCAGCCAAACCAAATCCTCCTGCTGTTCCCCCGGTCAAGCCCAGTCCTTCGCCGTCACCCAGGATCAAGTCGTGTACTCCCACACCACCCCCAGCAAAGCCCCAAATCCACAGATTCACATGA